The DNA segment AAGTTCCCTTAGCCTGCTACTCTCAATGAGTACCGCTTGTCTATGTAGATATTACCTCTAAGGAATTCCAATGTCAAAATTTCAGCGGCATAGAGACGCACATTTCGCTCGCACTATCCAGGCCATTGTGTACTGTGTATTGTCTCGATAACGGCGTCCGCCGCGCCAATACCCTCAATTCTTCTAAGGAAACCTAACTAAACAATCCGACGTGGTGGAGACCACCGCACGAAGCACCCGACTATGATGTAACCGACGCCGAAGCGGCTTCGTAGTTACCCATGTTGCGTGCACCGCCGAAAGGGTTTTCCTCGATTCGCCGACGCGTTCAATTGCTCATGCCACCGACACCATCAGTACAAGCGCTCGCGCTATAATGCTGTTGTTTCGCATAGCCCAGCTGAGCTGGCCGCCTCTAAGTATAAGAAAGCGTAATCCATTCGACTGGCGAAAGAAAATATAAAATTGACAAACGGCTAGCCCTCGAGACAATTTATGTTGGCTCCCTTAGTTCAGAAAGGAAAAGTGACCGTGTATACTAGCGAACCAGGACGCCGGCCGAGCGCATCGGTAGCTTCACAAATACACTGTTgcgtgccggttttttttttttttttttttcgctggccGCATTGCCGCCGCGCTTTCTCAATCTTGCGTCCAGTGTTTTAGATGTAGATAAGAGAGGACGGGGTGCGTTGCTCTGCATTTTGTTGTGCTGGCCGGCCAGCAGGCGCACTTTGGCTGGCCGAGGAAGGCCGCTCGAGGGATGGTCCCAGTGGTTAGCTCTTTCTTGCTCTTTATTTGCCATCCCGGAAGGAGAGGTCTGTCTCCGGAAGCTGCGCGGTTCCTCCGAGGCTGGCTAAACGATGCGCCGGCGCACCCCGCCGGCCTCTTCTGTGACGTATGAAGAAAGAAGTCACGTGTATCTGTCTAGCCGGGTATATAagtgcttcgctggcagcgagTTGGTACAAAAGGTTTTGGAGGCGCTTCAGTCATTTGTGCTCAGGTTAGACCAAGCTCAAGTCGCCATGAACGGCCTGGTAAGTGACCGCCGGTGGAATAATACTGGATGCGATAGTGGTTCTTCGGAGTACCGTGACGTTTCATTGATTCGCCTCTTGTTACCTTAGGATGTGATAGTTAACACCATTAATAACTTCGATTGAAATAACGCTGATACAGTGTGTATGCGGATGGGAAAATAGAATATAGCTTTGGTGGGCAGGAGCTGGACAGACGATGGGGCGGGAGGTATTGCTTGGTATATTTATGCAATACGTATCGTTGAAGGTGTTTGCTAGTTTATCCTTCCATTATATGACAGCATTTACTGTTGTTCTCTTCACACAATGTAGAAGGGATGCGCTGGCCACAGCCAACGGGAGTGTTATCAACATGATATCAGCACACCTGCACGTCGCTGTAGATTATTGCGGGAGCAATGAGTGCAATTGCGCTTTAGCTCTGCCTGCTAGATCCATAATTGGTATGCTCCGCCACGCAAAGTGCAAACTCCATCACAGTAATCAAAGTGCTATAGTCTGGCATCGTCGCGCTAACTCGAAGGTGGGGCTGCAACTTCACCTAGTGGCTGCGACAACAGACTCGTTCTGCTTACAGCCAGGCACCAAACATTGGTAGGCTTCACGGAGAGGCAGAGTGCCCGTAATTGGGGCAGGGTAAACTTAACGCACCATCTCTATATGTCGTAGTTACTTTGTATTTTGGGAAAGAAAAGTGCGTGAACTCTTTTTATTTGAATGCACCTTGGTTGTGCCCCTTTATAATCAGAAACAATACACAGTTATCGACCCCAAATGCAATACCATCTTTTCAAGTGAATCGCCCAACCGTAGAAATCACTGCGACAAAGAAAAAATCAACAACTTGCTTCTTGTCAAGTCACATACGTATTGCAAAGGCCACAAGTTTCGGAGAGCCATCGGAAGTAACAAATTCTCGATTAGTTTGAAGTAACAGAGGTTTCGAAAGCAATCTCAATAGGCCTAAATTAGTAACGAAAAACGCACAGTGAAAATTTGGGAGTTCGGAATCGGTGAGTAGTTATACCACGATTGTGCAAAGCCAACGGCATATGGGGAAAAGCGGAATTACAAATTTGTAAGTACTGTCGAGGACGTGCTCTTTTCGTTGTTGGTCTGGGATTTCTGCTTTGCACTTGTCCGATAATTTTCCTTATTCTATCAGGAATCATGTCTCAAATACCCCATCTCTGATCTGAAAGCTAAAAAAAATAAACTCATTTTAAACGATATACACTCCGATCTCATGAAGTCATGCGCACCATCTCCGTGTTCGGCTGCAGGTGTTCACTGTAGTGTTGAGTGCCCTGGTAGGCAGCGGCCTTAGTGGATTTGTCGGCGGAGGCGGCGTTGGAGGTGGTCTCGGAGGAGGCGCTGGTGGCGGTGGTCTCGGAGGCTACGGTGGAGGTCTCGGTGCCGGTGGTCTAGGAGGAGGCGGACTAGGAGGTGGAGGCCTTGGAGGCGGTGGAGGAGCTGTTGGTCTCGGCAGCAGCGTCGTTCTGCTCAATGGTGGACGGGCAGGTGCTAGCAAAGCCGTGGCCGGGCCGGCGTTCCTCGTTCGCACGGTGCACCACGTGTCACAAGTTCACGGCGGCGGAGCCATCGTGGCGCACTCTGGTCTCGGAGGCGCTGGTGGAGGCGTCGGTGGGGGCGCCGGCATTGGAGGCGTCGGACTTGTCGGTGGTGGCGCCGGTGGTCTAGGTGGAGGCGGCGGCTATGGTGGCGCGGGATACGGAGCCGGAGGCCTCGGTGGAGGCTACGGCGGAGGCTACGGCGCCGGTGGCGGTGGCGGAGGAGTCGTCGGAAAGCTGGTGCTTGTGAAGCATCACAAATGAGCTCTGCCACCCGCATATCTTATCTTTAAGCACTGGCAGGTAAGCATGTTTTTTAGCCTTCGTTATTGGTCGTACCCTATAGCGAGAATGACCGGCCTCGTTATACGCTGTACAATCCTACGGTACGCATGACTCCGTCAAAACATGAAGGTTCGTCGCCGGCAGGGACATCCCATTAGCAGAAAAGCTTATTTTATCAAGGCATATTTCTCGATCACTTCGGAGAGCTTTTTTCGCAAGAAAATGATGTGCACTCAGGAAGCGAATTTTATAAATGGTAACTAGGGGTGCATTTTCAAAGGAAAATTCAGTGTGATACACTCATGTATTCTCAACGACGTGTCCTTTATCCCGAATACCTGGTTCCTGTACCAATATATCGTTTTTCGCATGACAATAATTGTATTGACTCTGGCCCATATTTGGCCATTGCGCTAACCGAACAAGTACTAAAACACAGTTTGGCAGCCAGTAGAGTAAAATTTGTTGGAAGATACTTTAGTTTACTGTCATCCAGACGTTTTAAAAATGATTGGAAAAGGTCAGTCCACTTCCAGCATTATTAAGGGCGAAACTTGTCAAGGGTAGAATTTGGATTCGTTTGCTATGTGTGTTATAATCCTTCTTCATTTCAGGATGAATCGAAACCAACAGAATACTCCAGCGTCGACCTCCGCTCAAGAGCTTCAACAACACCAGCTCTTTCACCTCAGTCGACGAAATGACGGAAACTGTGTATTGCGCCGCGAACAGCTGTGAATAAATGCTGACCGGGAACTCGTTTCCCCATTCCTAAAATTGTGTGATTTCATTCAAATGCTGTCCCACTGCCTCATGCATGCAAGCTGTTCTTGCGCATAGCTTCATTTCTCAATACGTGAACATCGACTGTCAAATGACGGCCATGCTTTGCACCTTAACGGGAGTGCGATGATCCATTGtacgagcgagagagagatagagaggagGAGGAAGGGTAGAAAAGAAAAGGTGAAGGCAGGTGTGTTAACCAGAAGAGCGTCTGGTTGGCGACCCTGCGCTGGGGGACCGGAAAAGGGGTAGAAAGAtgaaaaggagagagaggaatGAAAGACGCGTAGAATTTGCGCACGCCCGCAGAAGGCACCATTAAGTCAAAGGCGTTCGCATAGACGAGTCTCCCTCAAGAGAATTAAAAGTGCTTTCACAGCCTTGTGGTCCGATGCGTGATGTTTAATGTGTTCGAGTAGCATCTGCACGGACAGGTAGGAAGTACAGAAGGGACGGATAGTCGAATGTACACATATATAGTTCTGCTTGGCTAACCTGCAAGAAGGGTGCAGTGAAGGGttagaaagagaaaatgaaggcagGGCAACGAACGTTGTAAAGCGCGGGGTACACAGTCAATCGTCGCTACGCAGCGTTGTCAGTCTGTGACGTAGGCCCGTAGACATTAGGAACTTGAGCAGCGGAGTCTGGCCTTCTGAGTGGAGTTACTCCATGTTTTTTAAAACCTATAGCCTTGTGTGCACTCACTTATATTTTTCTGTTCTCATAGTGGGCGAATGTCCAGTCTATATCAGGCACTACGCAAAACGGGTGTCTCTCGGTACTAATAATATATCTAAACCCAAACACAAGTGGCTGCTTGGAAGTCTACTGACTTTGCGTTCTTTTCCTTTTTCGGCTCTCCTTTTTATGCACCCTTACCTAGCAGCCGCGGTTGTTTTGACTGTGGCATTGCggtgctaagctcgaggacgagAATTTGAACTCGGCCTCGGCGGCAGCAATTCCGTGGAGTCGCAATGAAGAAACGCTCATGTAGGAAGattcggtgcacgttaacgaaccccagtcgaacaaaattaatctggaggccaccactacggcgtgcttcataatcagttCGGGGTCCTGTTACGTAAAACCTAAGAATTCAATTTAGCTTATTTGAACGTACAACATTCACGGTACGTCCTCACTTGAATGCAATTGAGCCTTGTGCTCTTAGGCACAGACTTCGGGGTGGGCGAGGCTTAGCTTCCCCATGTCTGGCTGCCCGAGCCTCTTTGTGCCATTACTGGACACTACGTGTCCAGTAATGCCATTCATTCGCATTGCCGGGCGAGCGTCAGATTATTGCAAGTCACTGCATTCTTGGAAGCCCTATAACTCCTGATTAGCACAGGTTTGAGTTTCACAGATTATACGTGCCTACTATGGCGAAGTGAACTCTCTCAAATGCGGCTATTtccgctcggatcgacaaacgtaGTGCAGAGCGATGGCCCTCTGAACTCCGAGCAAGTGGCTAAATGCCTCTCCGATTACGTCATGCGTGGCGCGGCAACGGCACAATCTGGGCACGCGACCCATAAATGGTCGAGTAATGGCCTTTTTTTTCTCTACTCAACGATAGCGGAGTAAGGCGTTTACGTATAGTGCAGTTGCAATAATATAAGCGATAATAGCGTTACTTTTTTTCGCTACATGCTGTTTCAGCAAGCCTCTGCTCATTAAACTATGGACCACCTAGTGACACCAAAGTGTGCGGAAACACGGTTAGAGACAAACATTTCATAAACTGAGTACACTATTctgagaatgctaatcgcatcaagAGGTAACTGTCTAATAAATATGCTTGGATGAACAGAACACTTTGTCGCATGTAGTGGCGACATGCAAAGCTAATATAGATATAATCAAAGTAATAATATTAGATACAGGTAATCAAAAAACTCGATAcgaagagcaaggcactgctgagtAATGCcacagagcaagtgattagaacgaagaaaattgcGGTCGGATGCAGTGAAAGAAAGCTGAGCCTCATTTACAAAGGTAAGGGTGATAAGTACAAAACGAGCTCGTAGAGGgaagttacagtaacgtcggtgatatacagaatggcaatgcaagcctataaaattagaactgtcgaagttgGTGGAGGAAAAtggtgtacgcggaaaactacagaatgggttcaagccaggcagacgcttagaggataatatgtctGTACGAACTCAGTGCATGGAGATTTCactagctcagaatagacctttatgggTACCAGTACTACATAATAAACGAGGCCTACGACTACGTACACATGAACTTGTTAAGGGATATGCTCAAGCACGAAGGAATAtatgatgatttcgtggagcttCTGACGGAGATaaatagagacaaccgagtacaaattgtatgAGAAGGCTTAAAATGCAATGCAACGAAGTTGTGTAAATTCACCGAGGAATGAAGCAAGggtgtcctctgtctccattgttgccaacgctttatgttaagggcatacaaagacgactggaaaacagtgaattaggttttatttatttattatttatttatttatttatttatttatttatttatttaaaaataccttacaggcccaaagggcattgagtaaggggggtttacttaatacaataaaagcacaagcaaactagtatagaacagggttacaatgcaagtgaacatcaaaacgcaacgcaacagAGCAAATTGCAAAATTTAAAACAAGTTTCcaacgcaagtgaagaaaaaaaatgctgcacaACAGAAAACGTTTtcgaaataagcactaaaagagcatttgagtgcaagtgaagaaaaaaaaagctaacaaaaacgcaacacatcgcaaaataaacaaaagaacttaaacaacgagaccatgttacagcactatttaacaaaaaatatgtacctcaagcttgaggcgaaatgtgttaaggttattatcacaggcgatatcatcgggaagatcattccacatgcggatggcttgtggaagtgcggatgtgttaaaagcgttcgtattgccaaagatgcgcgtgaagctgaggtgattatgtaacctgcgtgacgtgaaaagggggcgttcaaggtgtaacgaggctattttattgctgcagacgtacttgtgaaacaggcataggAGAGACATTTGACGGCGGATGGCCAATGGTTGAAGGGAATGATCAAGTTTAAGTTTAAGGTAATGATTTATCCTGcatgcgtaatgaacaaatggtgcaacagaaggtccttaaactgatgtatgtggacgacatagtgctactagcggacaatagaAGAggtttacagacacttgcgaatatctgtagcaacgcagcgacaaatttaGACCTTTAGTTTAGCACAGAAAAATCCGCAATTATCTTTTATGAAGAAACGAGTAATTACTTGGTAATAATTCAAGAGCCATTTATACCCATAGTCAAgaaatataagtacctcggcgtaaaCATAAACGAAGAAAAGACTTACTCATGCACccgccaagataatctgaaaataaagggaaagcggaatgcagcaataatgaaacattgaGCCCTTTAGGACCGCAATAAATATGTTGTGGTGCAAGGAATATGGAAAGGTATAATAGTGTCAGCGCTGATTTTCGcgaatgccattctgtgcttaaaatcggatatcttgtcggggatGGAAATTTACCAAAAaccggtaggccggttggcttcggaagcccacggtaaaaccacaaacgaggcagtgcaggctgacatgagttgggcctcttttgaagtcaaagaagcgcagagcaaaattagttttaaagAACGACTCAGtaacatggatgaaaagaaacaggcggctaaagtgcagaagTATCTGTAACTGAAAAGCGTGGCCACAGAATAGAGGAAGAGACGCAGAAAGTTGATGACCAAGTGCAacgtaattgaaagtgtaaatagacaaccagcagTCGACAGAAAGTTACAGTAACAGAGaccgcgaattggatgcaaagaacggaAACAAGAAAGACCATGGCATAGGCGCCAAGCATTTAATTCCTGGCTTTTAATTAATACGTTAAATAATTACCGGCTtttaattcatactttcgctttactTCTGCAAATCCTTATAATAGCAGGagaagcgcattagaagcaccagcggcggctacgtCATCCGTATTTcttcactttaacattttttttaaatttccactGTGAACAACATACACAGACAGAATATATTTAATTATATACACATGACAAAGTTtgttatattttttaaagagaaggaggtagccaactaacattttttttttcgaatggcACGGATAGCCTAAGCCTAGAGAAGAAATGTGTTGCTTTGTTTTCACCCAGCTTCATATTGCCTTGCGTGCTTGTTTTACCCTTGAAAACAacttgcagacttcagtgaccccttcgacagagtcttttatcaacggcgtgtgaaaagcatgtGAATGATATGTGTATCTGGATTGCTTCTCTTTCCAATAGGAAATGTTAACGACTCATGAAAAAATAActcttctaataatttacaataCTTAATAGGGATGGCAACATCGCCACTTGCATgtagaggtcataaatatataatTCACACAATAACCGAAATGAGGCCAAGCCGGACTCACACGAAAACTGAATGaatagaagtcatgcgcagcagcccTTAGACTCAccgtaagaaaaaaagaaggcggcAGTTTCGTCGGGTTGGCGAAACAGTATTAGTGATAGTGAAGTATAATCAATTACGTGAAGggagattcttaccgtgtaaatccgtgtaatggccacacccccaacttgacagcgaatgctaaaaaaatatacatccaaccgagaagccaTCGCGTTCGGTGCGCTGATGCTGGTCGCGCTGAACAGCAAAttctcgcgcgcagcgtactttcgcgcgtcgctgcTGGATGGCGGGAGGAGGCGATCGCAGAtgttacggcggatttcatactcgtagttggaaaaagttgatcaaatggcccggtcccacgTAAGGCCAGTCAAAATCGCGACTAAAAAGTGCGGTTATTACAcggagtctatacgttagttatattGGCCATATAAATTGCATAGCATAACATGTAACaggcatagtgtaatgcacggactaTGTAAAACTGTAAATATATCACTGGATGTCCATGGAACGTTGTGACAGCACTTGCTGCCACAACACTGACGTTATGAACAGGACGCCTTCTAtgagcgatctccaattacccccgtctctTAACTACTAGGGGCTCAAGGACAGCACGGGAAGGCAGACAGCGCGCATGTAGTTAGCTGCCATCCCTGCTCGAATGTGTTAAGTTGTTGAAAGGTGTGAGTTGCCCGGATAACCTGGCGTataagtcttctgcgacatcaatatctgGTCACTGTTGAAACAGGGCCAGAGCCTTGAGCGGGTGGTgtcctgagccctcgcaccgtcctccataagtgcgatGGGGGCTTACGATGGTCTGcgattcacagaaagcagtccagcgttgtgactctaacttatctaaccggcgctggatcttcttttgtaaGTTTCTAGCAGTCCACAAATAGTCCactgacttcgtgcgtcggtatctatgTGCGGCACGTCGCCGGGTTGTTCGAAGTCGCTCCAATTCTATATCGAATTCCGTGAATTTCGGAGAGCACATTATAGTACGCATATTGTCTTGCCTTGAGCTTTTGATTGTAtcttccaaattatgtaataGATTACATTGCCATAGGTCTTCCATAACAGACTGGAATTTGGGCAAGTCCACTCTTTGGATTGTGGACTTGGAAGTGGACAGCCCTCTGATCTTGACATACGTGGGAATATGGTCCCTCCGGCGCGTTTCAATGTCCGTAAGCCATACAGTACGCCTGACGAGACTTCGTGAGTTAAAGGCCAAGTCAAGACGGCTGCTGTGTGGTGAGCCGCGTAAAAAGTAcgactgccgtcatttaaaaccCAGACACCAAGTCTCTGCCCTTTTCGCGTTGATTTTCGTACTTCCCCAGAGTGTATGATGAGCGTTTAAATACCCGATGATAATCCATGGATCAGGAGATAATGATAGGATGTGTGGTAGTCTTTTGTGATCAAATCggcttgatggagataggtaGGTGCCCCCCACAACGGTGACGGTAAATATTTTCTTCTTTACTgtttcagggacattctctccaccttcaacgagatcactagccactatcagatgagtcgcagggctttccccctgccacatcgaaatctcacgaggcctcaagccgtgaccctcaggctaatacaaactaactcgtatcccacactctccatcatcagtaggtacacggaggtctcccctctgtgtcccgactgcggcggagttaacgatttcaaacacatgctctgcgaatgcccctctttacagcaccacaccgaccacgtattgatggcggacgcattttagtcattggtcaagagccacgaatggattaatcaactccgggctgtccagaaggcccacgatgcggcggtgaggcttggccttcccgtcccaacgtgggagcggcccgcagtcttgcccctataaaaacggggtgaagattcttcaggacataaataaatgttaccaccaccacgaCCTACTGTTAAGCCtacgtattggttatcgtcatGATACGGCACAGGCTGAAGATTGTAAGTGAGGTCATGGCGAATCAACACCATAACCCGGCTATTTTCACCAGTAGTTGACGGCATAAATGATTCATAGCCTGGTAGCCTAATTGAGTTCGACAAGTTCGGCTCACAGATAATGATGAGAAACCTGTTGGCTACATGAACCATCGGAAATCGGCGATGCGGGATCGGAGTCCCCGGGTATTCCACTGGAAAAGTGCTGCTTTTCGGACCACCTCCTGAAAAGATAGTTGCCGGTGAGCCAtagcagcgcctcctctattttttcaatgtcagtgcaatcgctcgcttcccaatgggagccgttggtgcaCCTTAGTTCAGTGACTTGctgcgatgtgacgctacccagagggtacgagtGCTTGCGTCACCCGTGTGTCtaagccactgagcgcgcgccgctgccgttccggagggaATACTGTAGACGtcacgctagagcactgcacgggccgatttattcagcccggcccgggctcgtttttacgttgggaggcccgcccgagcccgatcaaaacctttatggcgagacccaggcccggcccgggcccggaaataatctacgttacccgcccggcccggcccgccaccctttaccttaggcccgagcccgactcgaaaccggcacgaacccggcccgagaccgaaaaataatgtttttcagagttgagacgcccgaataactcgctgcacgttacatgcacaccaccagaaagcccgagccagcgtcaaaaaactcgagcctggcccgggcccgggtcaaaaagcacacgccgggCCCGATCCCGGCCggagcctgtgaaaaaactgttctagccggcccggcccggcccacgggccgggccgggcgcgggcttttgggtaagcccgagcccgtgcagtgctctacttcacgcatctgtcaggattacttcctccgacttccgtcgggaggcgccacccagagggtactctcccccacgaccgtaaa comes from the Dermacentor silvarum isolate Dsil-2018 chromosome 9, BIME_Dsil_1.4, whole genome shotgun sequence genome and includes:
- the LOC119465078 gene encoding uncharacterized protein LOC119465078 — translated: MRRRTPPASSVTYEERSHVYLSSRVYKCFAGSELVQKVLEALQSFVLRLDQAQVAMNGLVFTVVLSALVGSGLSGFVGGGGVGGGLGGGAGGGGLGGYGGGLGAGGLGGGGLGGGGLGGGGGAVGLGSSVVLLNGGRAGASKAVAGPAFLVRTVHHVSQVHGGGAIVAHSGLGGAGGGVGGGAGIGGVGLVGGGAGGLGGGGGYGGAGYGAGGLGGGYGGGYGAGGGGGGVVGKLVLVKHHK